Within Bdellovibrio bacteriovorus HD100, the genomic segment AATCTTCGGGCTGGGTGACGACTCAGAGCTTGAAGGCCGAGTCCTCCGCGTCAGTCAGGCGGGCTTCGTTGAAATCTCCGCCTTGGGAATAGAAGAGGAAAAGACCGAGATCTTCATCGAATTTCAGAAACCCCCGCCGGTGCAAATCGGACACAACTTTCATGTCGAGCTGCTGATTGAAGTTTCCCACACAGATCAGGCCCTGCAGGTTCCTCTTGGTGCCCTTTTAAAGAACAGAAACAACTGGGCGGTTTACACAGTTCAGGATCAGCGCGCGCATCTTCAGTCCGTGGAAATAGCCAAAAGAAACGACTCTCACGCCGTAGTTAGCAGCGGTCTTAAGGCGGGAGAGCAAGTGATTCTCTTCCCCGGGGACCAGGTTTTTGACAACAGCAAAGTGAAGATCAGAAGGAACTCGCACCCGGATCCTTAAGAATTTCTCTGCGATTAAGCACGGGCTATGGAAAATAGTCTCGTCCTCACTTAAATTCAGTACTGGATTTCACAGGAGATTTTATGGCCTCTGTTTCCATTCTTGTGGCTGATGACATCATGGCTCAGTCAAAAAAAGCCCGAAAGAGATCCGACGATCTTCGCAGCATCGCCACCCACTTTGCACGGCTGTTGAAGGCCGACCTTCACTTTCTCTACGTTGAAGATATTCCTGAGCGCCTGAGAAAAGGGGACAAGATCAAGAGCCTTGATCAGCGCAACCCCCAGATGACCGCCAAACTCAGAGCCGAGTTAGAGGCCCTCAATCCCGGCAGTGAACTGCATCTGGACCGGGGCAACCCGATTTTAAAAGCACTGGAATGGGAAAAAAAGCTGAATCCCGATTTGATCGTATTGGGAACCCGCGGTCACAAAGGTCTTTCGAAATTCTTTCTGGGAAGCGTGGCCGAAGAGCTTCTTCGTCGTTCACGCCGGCCCGTTCTGGTTTTGGGCCCCCATTATTCTTCGGCTGAATTTCCGGCAAATCCTCGTGCGGGATTGCGCATTCTGCTTTTGTCGGATCTGACCTCCGCCAGCAGCCGTGCGGAAGCCTACACCCGCAAGCTAGCACAAAAAACCAAGGCCCGCGTGACGCTGATGCATTCCGTGGGGGACCCGATCATGCGACTGCGCCAGATTTATGCCCAAAGCCGCATTCCCATGTACTCGCTGGAAAAAGAGGTTCAAGAGATCAAAGACTTTGCCCGGATCCAAATGAAAAAGAAAATGGAGCGCTTCAAAGAGGACGGACTGACCGTGCAGGCAAAGCTGATAGAGCATGACAGGGATCTTGCTGACGACATCCAGGATGAACTGACCGAAGGCTATGACCTGGTTGTCATGGGCACTCATGCTCACAATCGGCTGCTGACCGTGTTCCTGGGAAGCACCTCCAGAAAAACCTGTCTGCTGTCCTCTGTTCCCGTGATCATCCTGCCTTCTTCATCGTGAAGACTGATACGCCAGAAACCTATTTGTCGGCGGGGTAGTAAGGAATTTCGATCACGGCACGGGACCCGGCCGCCCCCATGATGGCTCCCACCACCTGGCGCAAAGACATGATCGTTGCGCCTTTTTGGCCGATCACACGACCAATGGCCTCTTTCGGGCAACGGACCACATACTGGGTGGTCTTTTCACCAATCACCACATCCACGCCAATTCCCGGCGTCTCAGGAGCCAGCATCTGCAGAGCAGACAGCAGAAACTCACGCGCCTTTTCCCGAATCTCCGTAATATTGTCGGCCAATGGCGCCGCCCCGGATTCAGCTTTGGCGGCTGGTGAGGAACGCACTACTTTAATCACTTTAACGGACTCGGAAGCCATAAAACTCCTGTTAACAGTTTCATGTTAACTTAGATTTTTGCTTTCACCAGATCCTGGACGCAGATAGTGCTCCCCTTCTAATAAAAGGAACACACCATTACAATTTTTCATTAGGCCCCCATTAAAAGCTTTGGAGGCCAGCTCTGCCCGTCAAACGACAGAATATTATTGTCTAGTAATCTTACGACAATGTAAGCATCGGGAATGACGAAGTTCTTTTTCCTTCTGACCCTGATCTCCGCGACTGCTTTTGCCCAATCCGAACCCGACTGGACAGCCGGAGTCCCGGTCCCCCCGGGAGGGAGATCCAACATTTATTCGTGGAACGATTTTGATTTCCAGGCCACTTTGAATAAGGGAAAAATCCACGCCCAAGTCTATCCCGTGACCGTCACCGGAATGCTGCCACCCTACGAACCCGTGCGCCGCCTGATTGAAGAAAAGAACAGCAATCCTTTGCGCAAATGGATTCAAAGCCTGATGAAAGGCCTCAGTGGCTTCCGAAGTTTTGAGGACGTTTTAAAAAATCTGGGCCTGCACAAGTACCCGCTTGAAAACGAACGCGGGGTTTATGCCGTTCCCTATCCGAATGAAATCCGCCCCGACACCCTGATGGGTTTTGGTTTGATTGAACGAAACGGCGCTGAAGGTTTCACGTTCAGCTGCGCGGCCTGCCATTCATCCAACCTGTTTGGCAAAACAGTCCTGGGCATGACCAACCGATTCCCGCGCGCGAATGAATTTTTCATCAAAGCCAAGAAAGTCATGCCCCTGATGGATCCGCACATCTTTCAGGCATACACGCGCGCCACCGATGCGGAAACCGCCTTGTTGGTGGAGTCCAAAGAACGTCTGAAATCCGTGGCACTGAAACAACCCATCGCCCTGGGCCTGGATACATCTTTGGCGCAGGTCAGTCTTTCCCTGAATCGCAGAGCCAAAGACGGATACGCCAACTACAGCGACAAAGCCGCAAGATCACCGCGGGCAGATGCCTATCTGGATAACAAGCCCGCCGATTCCAAACCCGCCGTGTGGTGGAACGTGAAATACAAAAACCGCTGGCTGTCGGACGGAAGCGTTCTGAGTGGCAACCCGATCTTCACCAATCTAATCTGGAATGAAATCGGGCGCGGAGCGGATTTGCACGAGTTAGAGCAGTGGCTGGCTGACAACGATCATATCATCAAAGAGCTGACCACGGCCGTCTTTGCGTCTGAAGCTCCGCACATCACCGATTTCTACCCGGCGGAAAAAATCGATCTGGGACGCGCCAAAGCCGGCGAGCAGATCTTTAAAAACACCTGCGCCAAGTGCCACGGCCACTATGAAAAAGCCTGGAACCTGCCGCAGGCCTTGGTGCTGTCCGCAGCCGAGCGCCTGAAAACCGTCGAAGTGCGCTACAAAGAAAAAACCCCGGTAGTGAATGTCGGCACCGACCCGTTCCGCCGTCAGGGCATGAAGTCTTTGGAGCAGCTGAATGATCTGGAGATCTCTAAAAAGAACGGGATCGTGATCAAAGCGCAGGAAGGTTATGTGCCGCCACCATTGGTGGGCATCTGGGCCAGATGGCCGTACATGCACAACAACTCGATCCCGAATCTGTGTGTGCTGCTGACTCCGGCAAAGAAGCGTCCGTCGATCTATTACTCCGGTGAAGCGTTGAACAAAGACACGGACTATGACTTTAGCTGCGGTGGCTACCCTATCGGTGACAAGACACCGAAGGCGTGGAAGACGCGCGAGCATCTTTACGACACCCGCAATCCGGGCATGGGCAACATGGGTCACGACGAAGGAATCTTCATCAAAGACGGAAAAGAAATTCTGTCTGCCGAAGACAAATACAATCTGATCCAATTCCTGCAGACACTTTAAAATTTTTTTCGTTGCGAGTGTTCCATCGCAACCATCAAACGCGGGCGCTTATTGGCGTCCGCTGTTCAATCCCTAAACACAAGCCAGCATCGTATTTACCATGAATTTCCGGCAAGTCCGTGAATTCCCGTCCTGAGACACCTTGGCACTGTTGCTGCAATACTCCCCAGCCAGTAACCAAAAACACATTAAACCCCTTTTAGGAGTATCCATGAAAAAGTCCGTTGTCGTTGCTTTGTTGTTGTCTGCCACTATGGCTCAAGCCACTGAGATCTCTCAGGTTTACTCTGCATCTGTGACCTCCACAG encodes:
- a CDS encoding universal stress protein, producing MASVSILVADDIMAQSKKARKRSDDLRSIATHFARLLKADLHFLYVEDIPERLRKGDKIKSLDQRNPQMTAKLRAELEALNPGSELHLDRGNPILKALEWEKKLNPDLIVLGTRGHKGLSKFFLGSVAEELLRRSRRPVLVLGPHYSSAEFPANPRAGLRILLLSDLTSASSRAEAYTRKLAQKTKARVTLMHSVGDPIMRLRQIYAQSRIPMYSLEKEVQEIKDFARIQMKKKMERFKEDGLTVQAKLIEHDRDLADDIQDELTEGYDLVVMGTHAHNRLLTVFLGSTSRKTCLLSSVPVIILPSSS
- a CDS encoding KH domain-containing protein produces the protein MASESVKVIKVVRSSPAAKAESGAAPLADNITEIREKAREFLLSALQMLAPETPGIGVDVVIGEKTTQYVVRCPKEAIGRVIGQKGATIMSLRQVVGAIMGAAGSRAVIEIPYYPADK
- a CDS encoding c-type cytochrome yields the protein MTKFFFLLTLISATAFAQSEPDWTAGVPVPPGGRSNIYSWNDFDFQATLNKGKIHAQVYPVTVTGMLPPYEPVRRLIEEKNSNPLRKWIQSLMKGLSGFRSFEDVLKNLGLHKYPLENERGVYAVPYPNEIRPDTLMGFGLIERNGAEGFTFSCAACHSSNLFGKTVLGMTNRFPRANEFFIKAKKVMPLMDPHIFQAYTRATDAETALLVESKERLKSVALKQPIALGLDTSLAQVSLSLNRRAKDGYANYSDKAARSPRADAYLDNKPADSKPAVWWNVKYKNRWLSDGSVLSGNPIFTNLIWNEIGRGADLHELEQWLADNDHIIKELTTAVFASEAPHITDFYPAEKIDLGRAKAGEQIFKNTCAKCHGHYEKAWNLPQALVLSAAERLKTVEVRYKEKTPVVNVGTDPFRRQGMKSLEQLNDLEISKKNGIVIKAQEGYVPPPLVGIWARWPYMHNNSIPNLCVLLTPAKKRPSIYYSGEALNKDTDYDFSCGGYPIGDKTPKAWKTREHLYDTRNPGMGNMGHDEGIFIKDGKEILSAEDKYNLIQFLQTL